The DNA window GTGCTCGGGCTCGAGATGGGCGCCGACGACTATGTCCCCAAACCGGTGCCGCCGCGGGTGCTGCTGGCGCGCATGCGCGCGCTGCTGCGTCGCTCCGAAGTGCTCGAGAGCGCACCCGCCGAGGCGCGCCTCGAGTTTCGCGACCTGGTGATCGATTCCGGCACTCGCGAAGCCTGGCTCAACGCCGAGCGCATCGACCTGACCAGCGCCGAGTTCGACCTGCTCTGGTTCCTGGCCTCCAACGCTGGCCGTGTGCTGACCCGCGAGGAGATATTCTCCGCCCTGCGCGGGATCAAGTACGATGGGCAGGATCGTTCGATCGACGTGCGTGTCTCGAGGATCCGGCCGAAGATCGGCGATGATCCTCACCATCCCCAGCGGATCAAGACCGTGCGCAGCAAGGGCTATCTCTTCGTTCGGGATGTTTGATGTTCCAACCGTTTCGCGCCTCCTACCGGCGCGTCTACCTGACCCTGGTACTGATGCAGCTGCTGATCCTGGTCGGCTGCATCGTCTCGATCTGGGCTTACGAATCCTATCGTGAGCAGGGCTATCGCGAGCGCCTGGCGAGTACGCCGATGGCGCTGATCGGCTATCTGGTCGACAACCAGCCGGCCGCTTATCGCGATGCGTGGCTCGAGGAGAATTCGCGCAGGCTCGGCTCGGGGCTTTCGATCGTCGATCCGGTCACCCTGGGGCTCAGCGGCTGGCAGCGGATGCGCCTCGAGCGCGGGCAGGTGGTCATCGAAGAGGGTAACAGCGGTTGGAGCCTGTACCGGCTGATCGACGACGGTAGCCGGGCGTTGGTGATGCACTCGGTATCGCTCAGCCAGCAGCTGCCGCTCGAGCTGATGGCGATGATGCGTGACTGGATCCAGGAGGTCCCCTGGGACGCTCGGGATGCTCGCTTCGAGCGCCTGCGTTCGAGCAGTTCGATAGCGATGGGGATGGGCAACGGCACGCCGGATGGGTTGAGCAACGAGCAGCTGCAGCGGCTGGTGGACCGGCAGGTGGTGCTCAACATCAACCCTAGTGCCCCATCCGTGACGCTCTACGTGATGCTCGACGATGGTCGCTGGATCGCGGTCGGCCCGGTCGGCATCTTCGCCCAGGCGCCCGTCTGGCTGCTCTATGCGCTGCCATTGATACTCAGCCTGCTCAACGTGCTGATCGGC is part of the Halotalea alkalilenta genome and encodes:
- a CDS encoding winged helix-turn-helix domain-containing protein, whose protein sequence is METRNDHILIIEDDERLASLTREYLEGSGFQVSVEHDGAKGVERILALRPDLVILDLMLPGEDGLSICRRVRPQFPGPILMLTARTDDMDQVLGLEMGADDYVPKPVPPRVLLARMRALLRRSEVLESAPAEARLEFRDLVIDSGTREAWLNAERIDLTSAEFDLLWFLASNAGRVLTREEIFSALRGIKYDGQDRSIDVRVSRIRPKIGDDPHHPQRIKTVRSKGYLFVRDV